The following proteins come from a genomic window of Streptomyces sp. Sge12:
- a CDS encoding amidohydrolase encodes MTSSHPSGHLSRRGLLAAAGVAGVTGAAGLLGAAPASAAPAPSAASSTGRGSAALVVHSASVFTGTGGRAPVEAVAVGRDGRILATGTNAAVRRHVGRDTEVVDARGNTVMSGIHDGHVHPLGAGERSLSPSLEGAETTVAELREILTGFLAETGGAAAEPDRWLVVEDWNPVGLLPAGTLAHHSILDALATRRPVALVGGDGHNLWANQRALDIAGITAATPDPVGGKVVKGADGRPTGVLKDDAQSLVRRHIPEPTRADLVAACAKVLELAAASGVTTMMDALVGRHELELYRALSAAGKLPQRIVPAIRLEAEQTRDPAGSLAYARGLRREFEGVRGLRFGMIKVFLDGVIEYPAQTAALLKPYLDGKGGPTGNRGELYTSAAEYGRLAAAFNRAGWQMHAHGLGDRAVRTALDGYAYAARATGRRDARNAVAHLQLVDPADLRRFAQLGVAACMQLQWAAEDTWTMEALLPYIGPERHRWMYPARSLEKAGARLSGGSDWPVDALQVWNQLRTAIDRQGAFGAGPLYRELEALSRDTVLRMHTSGTAWQLRQEGLTGTVEPGRAADLVVLDRDVRRCPVADISGTGVRMTLVGGRVVHDADSASGRAASARVAGAASAGPRPASYAAVHAGGRHHACKH; translated from the coding sequence ATGACGTCTTCGCACCCTTCCGGCCACCTTTCCCGCCGGGGGCTCCTCGCGGCCGCCGGGGTCGCCGGGGTCACCGGAGCGGCCGGGCTGCTGGGGGCCGCCCCGGCCTCGGCCGCCCCCGCGCCCTCGGCCGCGTCCTCCACGGGGCGCGGTTCGGCGGCCCTGGTCGTCCACAGTGCCTCCGTGTTCACCGGGACCGGCGGCCGGGCGCCCGTCGAGGCCGTCGCCGTCGGACGGGACGGCAGGATCCTGGCCACCGGTACGAACGCGGCGGTGCGCCGGCACGTGGGCCGGGACACCGAGGTCGTCGACGCCCGCGGCAACACGGTCATGAGCGGCATCCACGACGGCCACGTCCACCCGCTCGGCGCGGGCGAACGCTCGCTGTCCCCCTCGCTGGAGGGTGCCGAGACCACCGTGGCCGAACTCCGGGAGATCCTGACCGGCTTCCTCGCCGAGACGGGCGGCGCGGCCGCGGAGCCCGACCGCTGGCTGGTGGTAGAGGACTGGAACCCGGTCGGGCTGCTCCCCGCGGGCACCCTTGCGCACCACTCGATCCTGGACGCGCTGGCGACCCGGCGGCCGGTCGCCCTCGTCGGCGGCGACGGGCACAACCTGTGGGCCAATCAGCGGGCCCTGGACATCGCCGGGATCACGGCGGCCACGCCCGACCCGGTCGGCGGCAAGGTCGTGAAGGGCGCGGACGGGCGGCCGACGGGCGTTCTCAAGGACGACGCCCAGAGCCTGGTCCGGCGGCACATACCGGAGCCCACCCGGGCCGACCTGGTCGCGGCGTGCGCGAAGGTGCTGGAACTGGCGGCCGCCTCCGGGGTCACGACGATGATGGACGCGCTGGTGGGACGGCACGAGCTGGAGCTGTACCGGGCGCTCTCGGCCGCGGGGAAGCTGCCGCAGCGGATCGTGCCGGCCATCCGGCTGGAGGCGGAGCAGACCAGGGACCCCGCGGGCTCGCTGGCGTACGCGCGGGGGCTGCGGCGGGAGTTCGAAGGGGTGCGGGGGCTCCGGTTCGGGATGATCAAGGTCTTCCTGGACGGGGTCATCGAGTACCCGGCGCAGACCGCCGCCCTGCTGAAGCCGTACCTCGACGGCAAGGGCGGCCCGACCGGCAACCGGGGCGAGCTGTACACCTCGGCGGCGGAGTACGGCCGCCTCGCCGCCGCCTTCAACCGGGCGGGCTGGCAGATGCACGCGCACGGACTCGGCGACCGCGCGGTGCGCACGGCACTGGACGGGTACGCGTACGCCGCTCGGGCGACGGGCCGGCGGGACGCCCGCAACGCCGTGGCGCACCTGCAACTCGTGGACCCGGCGGACCTGCGGCGCTTCGCGCAGTTGGGCGTCGCGGCGTGCATGCAGCTCCAGTGGGCGGCGGAGGACACCTGGACGATGGAGGCGCTGCTGCCCTACATCGGACCCGAGCGGCACCGGTGGATGTACCCGGCGCGGAGCCTGGAGAAGGCGGGGGCGCGGCTGTCGGGCGGCTCCGACTGGCCGGTGGACGCCCTTCAGGTGTGGAACCAGTTGCGGACGGCGATCGACCGCCAGGGCGCCTTCGGGGCGGGCCCGCTGTACCGCGAACTGGAGGCGCTGAGCCGGGACACGGTGCTGCGGATGCACACCTCGGGGACGGCGTGGCAGCTGCGCCAGGAGGGACTGACGGGCACGGTGGAGCCGGGCCGGGCCGCGGACCTGGTGGTGCTCGACCGGGACGTGAGGCGGTGCCCGGTGGCCGACATCAGCGGGACGGGGGTGCGGATGACCCTCGTCGGGGGCCGGGTGGTGCACGACGCGGATTCCGCGTCGGGCCGGGCGGCCTCGGCGCGGGTGGCCGGAGCGGCTTCGGCCGGCCCGCGGCCGGCCTCGTACGCAGCGGTGCACGCCGGGGGGCGGCACCACGCCTGCAAGCACTGA
- a CDS encoding helix-turn-helix domain-containing protein gives MADDYLVRIGKLIRDARQHRGWTQSQLADALGTSQSAVNRIERGNQNISLEMIARIGEALDSEIVSLGYAGPMHLRVVGGRRLSGAIDVKTSKNACVALLCASLLNKGRTVLRRVARIEEVYRLLEVLNSIGVRTRWINDGVDLELIPPARLDMEAMDADAARRTRSIIMFLGPLLHRMETFRLPYAGGCDLGTRTIEPHMIALRRFGLDITATEGIYHAKVVPGISPDRPIVLTERGDTVTENALLAAARHDGVTVIRNASSNYMVQDLCFFLEALGVRVEGVGTTTLTVHGVPSIDVDVDYSPSEDPVEAMSLLAAAVVTESELTIRRVPIEFMEIELAVLEEMGLDHDRSAEYNADNGRTRLVDLTVRPSKLEAPIDKIHPMPFPGLNIDNVPFFAAIAAVAQGQTLIHDWVYDNRAIYLTDLNRLGGRLQLLDPHRVLVEGPTRWRAAEMMCPPALRPAVVVLLAMMAAEGTSVLRNVYVINRGYEELAERLNSVGAQIEIFRDI, from the coding sequence ATGGCAGACGACTACCTCGTACGCATCGGCAAGCTCATCCGTGACGCCCGGCAGCACCGGGGCTGGACGCAGAGTCAACTCGCGGACGCCCTGGGCACCAGCCAGAGCGCCGTGAACCGGATCGAGCGCGGCAACCAGAACATCAGCCTTGAGATGATCGCCCGTATCGGGGAAGCGCTCGACAGCGAGATCGTCTCCCTGGGCTACGCCGGCCCGATGCACCTGCGCGTGGTGGGCGGCCGCCGTCTGTCCGGCGCCATCGACGTCAAGACGAGCAAGAACGCGTGCGTCGCCCTGCTGTGCGCCTCCCTGCTCAACAAGGGCCGTACGGTGCTGAGGCGGGTGGCCCGCATCGAGGAGGTCTACCGCCTGCTGGAGGTCCTGAACTCCATCGGCGTCCGCACCCGCTGGATCAACGACGGCGTGGACCTGGAGCTGATCCCGCCGGCCCGCCTCGACATGGAGGCGATGGACGCGGACGCGGCCCGCCGGACCCGGAGCATCATCATGTTCCTGGGCCCGCTGCTGCACCGCATGGAGACCTTCCGGCTGCCCTACGCGGGTGGCTGCGACCTCGGCACCCGCACCATCGAGCCGCACATGATCGCCCTGCGCCGCTTCGGCCTGGACATCACCGCGACCGAGGGCATCTACCACGCGAAGGTCGTGCCCGGCATCTCCCCGGACCGCCCGATCGTGCTGACCGAGCGCGGGGACACCGTCACCGAGAACGCGCTGCTGGCCGCCGCCCGGCACGACGGCGTCACCGTCATCCGCAACGCCTCGTCCAACTACATGGTCCAGGACCTGTGCTTCTTCCTGGAGGCCCTGGGCGTCCGGGTCGAGGGCGTCGGCACCACCACGCTCACCGTGCACGGCGTCCCGAGCATCGACGTGGACGTGGACTACTCCCCCTCCGAGGACCCGGTCGAGGCGATGAGCCTGCTCGCCGCCGCCGTGGTCACGGAGTCGGAGCTCACCATCCGCCGGGTGCCGATCGAGTTCATGGAGATCGAGCTCGCGGTCCTGGAGGAGATGGGCCTGGACCACGACCGCTCGGCGGAGTACAACGCCGACAACGGCCGCACCCGGCTGGTCGACCTCACGGTCCGCCCCTCGAAGCTCGAAGCCCCGATCGACAAGATCCACCCGATGCCGTTCCCCGGGCTGAACATCGACAACGTCCCCTTCTTCGCGGCCATCGCCGCCGTCGCCCAGGGCCAGACCCTGATCCACGACTGGGTGTACGACAACCGGGCCATCTACCTGACGGACCTGAACCGCCTCGGCGGCCGCCTCCAGCTCCTCGACCCCCACCGCGTCCTGGTGGAGGGCCCCACCCGCTGGCGCGCGGCGGAGATGATGTGCCCGCCGGCCCTGCGCCCGGCGGTGGTCGTCCTCCTGGCGATGATGGCGGCGGAGGGCACGTCGGTCCTGCGCAACGTCTACGTCATCAACCGCGGCTACGAGGAACTGGCGGAACGCCTCAACTCGGTGGGCGCCCAGATCGAGATCTTCCGCGACATCTAG
- a CDS encoding class II glutamine amidotransferase, with product MCRWLAYSGTPLLLETILYKPAHSLIDQSLHSKMGVETTNGDGFGVGWYTEEHTGTPALLREIGPAWNNRNLREIADHVRSPLFFAHIRASTGTAVQQTNCHPFRHGRWMFMHNGAIAEFHRMRRELTLLIDPALYPNVEGTTDSEVMFHLALTYGLEEDPPGAVARMTGVVERIGHEHGVEYPIQMTLAISDGERLWAFRYSSQGASRTLFYSSRVDALRRLHPDMAFLQEVSDDTRLVVSEPLGDLPGAWNEVPESTYGIVEPGRDSLHPFTPQAA from the coding sequence ATGTGTCGATGGCTCGCGTATTCGGGAACACCCCTGCTGCTCGAAACCATCCTCTACAAACCGGCCCACTCCCTGATCGACCAGAGCCTGCACTCCAAGATGGGCGTGGAGACGACGAACGGCGACGGCTTCGGCGTCGGCTGGTACACCGAGGAGCACACGGGCACCCCGGCGCTGCTCAGGGAGATCGGCCCCGCCTGGAACAACCGCAACCTGCGGGAGATCGCGGACCACGTCCGCTCTCCGCTGTTCTTCGCCCACATCCGGGCGTCGACCGGGACGGCGGTGCAGCAGACGAACTGTCACCCCTTCCGGCACGGCCGCTGGATGTTCATGCACAACGGGGCCATCGCCGAATTCCACCGCATGCGGCGGGAACTCACACTGCTGATCGACCCCGCGCTGTATCCCAATGTCGAGGGGACGACGGACTCGGAGGTGATGTTCCACCTGGCGCTCACCTACGGCCTGGAGGAGGACCCGCCGGGCGCGGTGGCCCGGATGACGGGCGTGGTGGAACGCATCGGCCACGAGCACGGTGTGGAGTACCCGATCCAGATGACGCTCGCCATCAGCGACGGCGAACGCCTGTGGGCCTTCCGCTACTCCAGCCAGGGCGCGTCGCGGACGCTCTTCTACAGCAGCCGCGTGGACGCGCTGCGCAGGCTGCACCCGGACATGGCCTTCCTCCAGGAGGTCTCGGACGACACCCGCCTGGTCGTCTCCGAACCCCTCGGTGACCTGCCGGGCGCCTGGAACGAGGTCCCGGAGAGCACCTACGGCATCGTCGAACCGGGCAGGGACTCCCTCCACCCCTTCACCCCCCAGGCGGCCTGA
- a CDS encoding cytochrome P450, giving the protein MAMGTNSGVDTGSEVPGLAGVPLLGSLFDLKSDSLGTYLRAQHRHGDLVRITAGPPGMRAELYCVFSPAGAQQVLATDAARFRKDNHFYQEVRDSFGNGLLTSQDEDYLRQRRLVQPLFTRRRVDGYAEAVAAETDAVIASWGQALDGVVDVSDEMMHLALRAVARILFGTDVEATADVVAECFPVITDYVLRRGYSPANIPRHWPTPGNRRAAAAMDELYGVCDRIIAQRRRAPGAGAGSPGEDLLSLLAAAKSSDDGEFDASELRDQVLIFLLAGHETTATSLCFALHLLARHPEQQDRAREEVSRVLGGRTPGAADLDRLPYLTQVLKEAMRLYPAAPVIGRKAVAATRIGEHTIPAGADVILAPWVTHRHPAYWPDPDRFDPERFTPEAEAGRPRYAWFPFGGGPRACIGQHFSMLESVIALAMILRAYAFEAVDTEIPVGAGITLRTDGPARCRIRRLDAR; this is encoded by the coding sequence ATGGCGATGGGAACGAACTCCGGCGTGGACACGGGGTCGGAGGTGCCGGGGCTGGCCGGGGTGCCGTTGCTCGGGTCGCTCTTCGACCTGAAGTCCGACTCGCTCGGCACCTATCTGCGGGCCCAGCACCGGCACGGTGACCTGGTACGGATCACGGCCGGTCCGCCCGGCATGCGCGCCGAGTTGTACTGCGTCTTCTCCCCCGCGGGCGCCCAGCAGGTGCTCGCCACCGACGCGGCCCGCTTCCGCAAGGACAACCACTTCTACCAGGAGGTGCGGGACTCCTTCGGCAACGGGCTGCTGACCAGTCAGGACGAGGACTACCTGCGCCAACGCAGGCTCGTGCAGCCGCTGTTCACCCGGCGCCGGGTGGACGGCTACGCCGAGGCGGTCGCCGCCGAGACCGACGCGGTCATCGCCTCCTGGGGCCAGGCCCTCGACGGCGTCGTCGACGTCTCCGACGAGATGATGCACCTCGCCCTGCGCGCCGTCGCCCGCATCCTGTTCGGCACCGACGTCGAGGCCACCGCCGACGTGGTGGCCGAATGCTTCCCGGTGATCACCGACTACGTGCTGCGCCGCGGCTACTCCCCCGCGAACATCCCGCGCCACTGGCCCACCCCCGGGAACCGGCGGGCGGCCGCCGCGATGGACGAGCTGTACGGGGTCTGCGACAGGATCATCGCGCAGCGCCGGCGGGCCCCCGGCGCCGGTGCCGGGTCCCCCGGCGAGGACCTGCTGTCGCTGCTCGCCGCCGCCAAGAGCTCCGACGACGGGGAGTTCGACGCCTCCGAGCTGCGCGACCAGGTGCTGATCTTCCTCCTGGCCGGGCACGAGACGACCGCCACCTCCCTCTGCTTCGCCCTGCACCTGCTGGCCCGCCACCCCGAGCAGCAGGACCGGGCTCGCGAGGAGGTCTCCCGCGTACTGGGCGGCCGTACGCCCGGGGCCGCGGACCTGGACCGGCTCCCGTACCTCACCCAGGTGCTCAAGGAGGCGATGCGGCTCTATCCGGCCGCGCCGGTCATCGGGCGCAAGGCCGTCGCCGCCACCCGGATCGGGGAGCACACCATCCCCGCCGGCGCGGACGTGATCCTGGCACCGTGGGTGACGCACCGCCACCCCGCGTACTGGCCGGACCCGGACCGTTTCGACCCCGAGCGCTTCACTCCCGAGGCGGAGGCGGGGCGGCCGCGCTACGCGTGGTTCCCGTTCGGCGGGGGTCCGCGGGCCTGTATCGGACAGCACTTCTCGATGCTGGAGTCGGTGATCGCGCTGGCGATGATCCTGCGGGCGTACGCGTTCGAGGCCGTGGACACCGAGATCCCGGTCGGCGCCGGGATCACCCTGCGGACCGACGGACCGGCGCGCTGCCGGATCCGTCGCCTGGACGCCCGCTAG
- a CDS encoding FBP domain-containing protein: MEPLTEKQIRASFVNCTKGEAARLRLPLDFTELPWKDLDFLGWVDPGAPLRAHLVLPREDGPLGISLRVPSVGRTSVVKSSLCQICLTGHASSGVTLLAAPLAGARGREGNTVGTYICADLACPLYVRGKRQPKLRAGRYEESLTLDERLARMSENLDAFVARVTGT, translated from the coding sequence GTGGAACCACTCACCGAGAAACAGATCCGTGCATCCTTCGTGAACTGCACCAAGGGCGAGGCGGCGCGGCTGCGACTGCCGCTCGACTTCACCGAACTGCCCTGGAAGGACCTGGATTTCCTGGGGTGGGTGGACCCGGGCGCGCCGCTGCGTGCGCATCTCGTACTGCCCCGGGAGGACGGCCCGCTGGGGATCTCGCTGCGCGTACCGTCCGTGGGCCGCACCAGCGTGGTGAAGTCCAGCCTGTGCCAGATCTGTCTGACCGGGCACGCCTCCTCCGGGGTCACCCTGCTGGCCGCCCCGCTCGCGGGCGCGCGCGGGCGTGAGGGCAACACGGTCGGCACCTACATCTGCGCGGACCTGGCCTGCCCCCTGTACGTGCGCGGCAAGCGGCAGCCGAAGCTGCGGGCCGGGCGCTACGAGGAGTCCCTGACGCTGGACGAGCGGCTGGCCCGGATGTCCGAGAACCTGGACGCCTTCGTGGCCCGCGTCACCGGGACCTGA
- a CDS encoding MFS transporter, whose product MHPNASPSSNGTDGKVRGSGNGLALFVIASCQLMVVLDITIVNIALPHIQSALNFSTESLSWVVNAYTLAFGGLLLLGGRTGDILGRKRVFIFGVLLFGLASLLGGLAQNEGQLMAARALQGAGGAIASPTSLALITTTFREGPARNRAFGVFAGVSAAGGAIGLLAGGILVEWLDWRWVLFVNVPIAIVIAVLAVKVLHESERHPGHFDFAGALLSTLGMVSLVYGFIRASQEGWRDPVTLGSFGAAVVLLSLFILNERRSPQPITPLHMFADRNRSGTYGIMLMLACAIFGMFFFLTLFVQIVLGFSPIQAGLAFLPVSAVIAVGAGLTAKLLPRFGPKPFMVTGALSSAAGLAWLTQIDVHSTYLGSILGPMLLFALGMGLQFVSLTLMALSNVTDRESGAASGLLNTMQQVGGSLGLSILVTVYGTASRNEAKEQVPAFLSTASPVQKAFFARTGQLPKPWGDQVLTSGITSAFVVASLFTLVGAVIALFVIQVRPSDLERLQGNHKPAADRT is encoded by the coding sequence GTGCACCCGAACGCATCGCCGAGCAGTAACGGGACCGACGGCAAGGTCCGCGGAAGCGGCAACGGACTCGCCCTGTTCGTCATCGCCTCCTGTCAGCTCATGGTGGTTCTCGACATCACGATCGTGAACATCGCGCTGCCGCACATCCAGAGCGCGCTCAACTTCTCGACCGAGAGCCTGTCCTGGGTCGTCAACGCCTACACTCTCGCCTTCGGCGGACTGCTGCTCCTGGGTGGCCGCACCGGTGACATCCTCGGCCGCAAACGCGTCTTCATCTTCGGCGTCCTGCTGTTCGGGCTCGCCTCGCTCCTGGGCGGACTGGCCCAGAACGAAGGCCAGTTGATGGCCGCGCGTGCCCTCCAGGGCGCCGGCGGCGCCATCGCCTCGCCGACCTCCCTCGCGCTGATCACCACCACCTTCCGCGAAGGCCCCGCCCGCAACCGGGCGTTCGGCGTGTTCGCCGGCGTCTCGGCCGCCGGCGGCGCCATCGGACTCCTCGCGGGCGGCATCCTCGTCGAATGGCTCGACTGGCGCTGGGTGCTCTTCGTCAACGTCCCCATCGCCATCGTGATCGCGGTACTGGCCGTCAAGGTGCTGCACGAGTCCGAACGCCATCCCGGGCACTTCGACTTCGCGGGCGCGCTGCTGTCCACCCTGGGCATGGTCTCGCTCGTCTACGGCTTCATCCGGGCTTCCCAGGAGGGCTGGCGCGACCCGGTCACGCTGGGCTCCTTCGGTGCGGCCGTGGTCCTGCTGTCCCTGTTCATCCTCAACGAGCGCCGCTCGCCCCAGCCGATCACCCCGCTGCACATGTTCGCCGACCGCAACCGGTCCGGGACCTACGGCATCATGCTCATGCTCGCCTGCGCGATCTTCGGCATGTTCTTCTTCCTGACCCTCTTCGTGCAGATCGTGCTGGGCTTCAGCCCGATCCAGGCCGGCCTCGCCTTCCTGCCCGTCAGCGCGGTGATCGCGGTGGGCGCCGGCCTCACCGCGAAGCTGCTGCCGAGGTTCGGGCCCAAGCCCTTCATGGTCACCGGCGCGCTGTCCTCGGCGGCCGGCCTGGCCTGGCTGACGCAGATCGACGTCCACTCGACGTACCTGGGCAGCATCCTGGGCCCGATGCTGCTCTTCGCCCTCGGCATGGGCCTGCAGTTCGTCTCGCTGACGCTGATGGCCCTGTCCAACGTCACCGACCGGGAGTCGGGCGCCGCGTCCGGTCTGCTGAACACGATGCAGCAGGTGGGCGGCTCGCTGGGCCTGTCGATCCTGGTGACCGTCTACGGCACGGCGAGCCGCAACGAGGCCAAGGAGCAGGTGCCCGCCTTCCTCAGCACCGCGAGCCCCGTACAGAAGGCCTTCTTCGCGCGCACCGGGCAGCTCCCGAAGCCGTGGGGCGACCAGGTCCTCACCTCGGGCATTACCTCGGCCTTCGTCGTGGCCTCGCTGTTCACCCTGGTCGGGGCGGTGATCGCGCTGTTCGTCATCCAGGTCCGCCCCTCGGACCTGGAACGCCTCCAGGGCAACCACAAACCGGCGGCCGACCGCACGTAG
- a CDS encoding S9 family peptidase yields the protein MDDFLRLSAATARFTHGAPRAFSFGDEGRLLWFLRSTGPTDAFDSLWVLDTTTGAETRLADPRELCPEPGPLPVAERRLRERTRLVAAGIGSYALSGDGLRAVFALYGRLFEVAADGSGAPAEIPAAGPALDPRPNADGSRTAYVADDVLYVAPGGRISPDDGARWGLAEFAAAEELGRTRGHWWSPDGTTLLAARVDESALQRRWFADPAHPERPAEDFAYPEAGGPNADVQLWVLGDGGARIRLDWDAETYPYVSDAGWESGSEILLTVHDRLQQNALLLSADPATGRTRELSRTTHPHWVDPLVPGTPARLADGRILTAADTPGGAARALAVDGELLTGDGIQVRAVAGVHEGGLLIEAGLRDPSEQQVLLLDPDTGELTPLAAGPGVHTVSASAGTLLLTCADADGVRRTVRTPDGREFTPADLSEPLPYRVEAILERVTEHGVPTALVLPRDHVPGRRLPVLVDGYGGPGAQDITADQRRRQHRQWWADQGFAVVTVDNRGTPYVSPAYTHAMYRGFSGVTLDDQVAALHALAARHTDLDLGRVGVRGWSYGGYLAAMAVLRRPDVFHAAAAGAAPTDFRHYDTAYTERYLGLPQDHPEVYERDSLLPDAPGLSRPLLLITGLADDNVHPSHTLRLSQALTDAGRPHQLLALPGVTHMAPGGTREKLMALELAFFRRELA from the coding sequence ATGGATGACTTCCTCAGGCTCTCCGCGGCCACGGCCCGCTTCACCCACGGCGCCCCGCGCGCCTTCTCCTTCGGGGACGAAGGCCGTCTGCTCTGGTTCCTCCGGTCGACCGGCCCCACCGACGCCTTCGACAGCCTCTGGGTGCTCGACACCACCACCGGCGCCGAGACCCGGCTCGCCGATCCCCGCGAGCTGTGCCCCGAGCCGGGCCCCCTCCCGGTGGCCGAACGCCGGCTGCGCGAGCGGACCCGGCTCGTCGCCGCCGGAATCGGCTCCTACGCCCTCTCCGGCGACGGCCTGCGCGCCGTCTTCGCGCTGTACGGACGCCTCTTCGAGGTCGCCGCGGACGGATCCGGGGCGCCCGCCGAGATCCCGGCCGCCGGACCCGCGCTGGACCCGCGGCCGAACGCCGACGGCTCGCGCACCGCCTACGTCGCCGACGACGTCCTGTACGTCGCCCCGGGCGGCCGGATCAGCCCCGACGACGGGGCCCGCTGGGGCCTCGCCGAATTCGCCGCCGCCGAGGAGCTCGGCCGTACCCGCGGCCACTGGTGGTCCCCGGACGGGACCACCCTGCTGGCCGCCCGCGTGGACGAATCCGCCCTCCAGCGGCGCTGGTTCGCCGACCCGGCGCACCCCGAACGGCCCGCCGAGGACTTCGCCTACCCCGAGGCGGGCGGACCCAACGCCGACGTCCAGCTGTGGGTGCTCGGCGACGGCGGGGCCCGGATACGGCTCGACTGGGACGCCGAGACCTACCCGTACGTCTCCGACGCGGGCTGGGAATCCGGGAGCGAGATCCTGCTCACCGTCCATGACCGGCTCCAGCAGAACGCCCTGCTGCTCTCCGCCGACCCGGCCACCGGCCGCACCCGGGAGCTGTCGCGCACCACCCACCCGCACTGGGTGGACCCGCTGGTCCCCGGCACCCCGGCCCGCCTCGCCGACGGGCGGATCCTGACCGCCGCCGACACCCCGGGCGGCGCCGCCCGCGCCCTCGCGGTGGACGGCGAACTGCTCACCGGGGACGGGATACAGGTCCGCGCCGTGGCCGGGGTGCACGAGGGCGGGCTGCTGATCGAGGCGGGCCTGCGCGACCCGTCCGAGCAGCAGGTCCTGTTGCTCGACCCGGACACCGGGGAACTGACCCCGCTCGCGGCGGGGCCCGGTGTGCACACCGTGTCCGCATCGGCCGGGACCCTCCTGCTGACCTGCGCCGACGCCGACGGGGTACGGCGCACCGTACGCACCCCCGACGGGCGGGAGTTCACCCCCGCCGACCTGTCCGAGCCGCTGCCGTACCGGGTGGAGGCGATCCTGGAGCGGGTCACCGAGCACGGCGTCCCCACCGCCCTCGTACTGCCCCGCGACCACGTCCCCGGCCGGCGGCTGCCCGTCCTGGTCGACGGCTACGGCGGCCCCGGCGCGCAGGACATCACCGCCGACCAGCGCCGCCGCCAGCACCGCCAGTGGTGGGCCGACCAGGGCTTCGCGGTGGTGACCGTCGACAACCGGGGGACCCCGTACGTCTCCCCCGCCTACACGCACGCCATGTACCGCGGCTTCTCCGGGGTCACCCTCGACGACCAGGTCGCGGCGCTCCATGCGCTCGCCGCCCGCCACACCGACCTCGACCTCGGCCGGGTCGGGGTGCGCGGCTGGTCGTACGGCGGCTACCTCGCGGCCATGGCCGTGCTGCGCCGCCCGGACGTCTTCCACGCGGCGGCGGCCGGGGCCGCGCCGACCGATTTCCGGCACTACGACACGGCGTACACCGAGCGGTACCTCGGTCTCCCGCAGGACCACCCGGAGGTCTACGAGCGGGACTCGCTGCTGCCCGACGCCCCCGGGCTGTCCCGCCCGCTGCTGCTGATCACGGGCCTGGCCGACGACAACGTCCACCCGTCCCACACCCTGCGCCTCTCCCAGGCCCTGACGGACGCGGGCCGCCCGCACCAGCTGCTGGCCCTGCCCGGCGTCACGCACATGGCCCCGGGCGGCACCCGGGAGAAGCTGATGGCCCTGGAGCTGGCGTTCTTCCGCCGCGAACTGGCCTGA
- a CDS encoding HAD-IA family hydrolase: protein MTNTSARPGSARHVLFDVDGTLIDAVANQRRVWETWAARYGLDPAAVYAVALRTRPMETFAAVAPEQDPRACLAALHALEDEDVRTGDYTAFDGAAELLSGLPAARWALVTSNYEHRVRGRFARTGLPLPGLVVDAAAVDEGKPSPVPYLLAAARLGAAPQDCLVIEDAPSGVESGLRAGMTVWGVNTASPVHGVHRHFASLREAVPAILAFAAGVPGDAAV from the coding sequence GTGACCAACACATCGGCCCGGCCGGGCTCCGCGCGCCATGTCCTCTTCGACGTCGACGGGACGCTCATCGACGCGGTGGCCAACCAGCGCCGCGTCTGGGAGACCTGGGCGGCCCGGTACGGACTCGACCCCGCGGCCGTGTACGCGGTGGCGCTGCGCACGCGCCCGATGGAGACGTTCGCGGCGGTGGCCCCCGAGCAGGACCCGCGGGCGTGCCTGGCCGCGTTGCACGCGCTGGAGGACGAAGACGTCCGGACCGGTGACTACACCGCCTTCGACGGAGCGGCGGAGCTGCTGTCCGGCCTGCCCGCGGCGCGCTGGGCCCTGGTGACCTCGAACTACGAACACCGGGTGCGCGGCCGGTTCGCCCGGACGGGCCTGCCGCTCCCGGGCCTGGTCGTGGATGCCGCCGCCGTCGACGAGGGCAAGCCCTCACCCGTCCCCTACCTCCTGGCGGCGGCCCGGCTGGGCGCCGCGCCGCAGGACTGCCTGGTCATCGAGGACGCCCCGTCCGGCGTCGAGTCCGGGCTGCGGGCCGGCATGACGGTGTGGGGGGTCAACACCGCGTCCCCGGTGCACGGGGTGCACCGGCACTTCGCGAGCCTGCGCGAAGCGGTTCCCGCCATCCTCGCCTTCGCGGCGGGTGTGCCCGGGGACGCGGCGGTGTGA